The Colwellia sp. M166 genome segment CACATTTGAGGAAAGATTTAATCGGTAATAATAATGATGATGATGATGATGATGGTGAGTTTAACATGAGTAAAAGTTATCTTTTATGAACATTGCTGCATTTTACCATAAAGCAGCAATGATCTAAGAGGCAATTTTTAGCAAAAAACAATAGTCTTAATTTGATACTGGAGTATCTTCGACTATTGCTAACCAGTCAAAATTGGCGATATCAGCGATGAAAAATATCAATAAGATAGAATCTCAACTCTCCCGTAAGCATTTGATAAAAATGCTTTATCAAAACCACAGAAAAACAACGCCAGAGAAAACTCGCTATTGTCTATTATTGCCTATCCGCTAGCTGAAAAATTAACGATGTATTCAAACCACCAAAAGCAAATGAATTACTCATCACATGCGATAAATTAGCGTTTACTTTACTATTAACAACAAGATTAATATTACACAGAGGATCTTTTTCATCAAAATTACAGGTTGCAGGTGCTGTTTGTTTTCTTAATGCAAGTATTGCTGCTATTGACTCTAAAGCAGCACCAGCACCAAGCATATGCCCGTGAGTGCCTTTAGTTGAAGAAACAAGTGGTGCTATACCGCTATCCTTAAACACCGACAATATGGCTTCAGATTCCGTTTTATCATTCTGTATTGTGCCAGAGCCATGCGCATTAATATAGCCAATGTCAGCGGCATTCAGCCCTGCATCACTTATCGCGGCAGCCATAGCAGATTCTGCACCCTCGGCTAACGGCTGAACAATATTGTAAGCATCAGAACTCATGCCAATGCCAACTAGCTTGGCGTATAAGGTGGCACCACGATTTTTAGCCGTACTTTCGCGTTCTAAAATTAAGCTAGCGGCTCCTTCTCCCATCACTAAGCCACTACGGTTTTTTGAAAAAGGTCGACAAGCATCATTAGATAATACACGTAAGCCGTTCCAAGCATAAAAGTTACCCTTACTAAGACATGCTTCAGCACCGCCGACAATGGCATAATCGATTAAGTGGCTACGTAGCATTAAAACAGCCATAGCAATGGCATGACCTGAAGATGAGCATGCAGAGGAAGTAGCAAAGGTTGGTCCTTTAATACCGTATTTCATCGCGATATGCGCAGTCGCCGAACTGGGTAAAAGCTTAGGTACTGTAAAAGGGTGAGTTCTCGATTTACCTTGTTCGAATAGCTCAGCGTAAGCATGCTCAATAGTTTCTTGCCCGCCAATACTGGTGCCATGCACAACACTGCTTCGTTGTTGGTTGCTAGCGTCAAACACTAAATTAGCATCTTTTATTGCTTGCTCTGCTGAGATCAAAGCAAATTGTGCATAACGGTCTAAGAGCTTCAGTTCTTTTTTAGTAAAATAGTCATTCGCGGCATAATCTTTTACCTGCGCAGCAAGAAAGGAAATGTTTTCATCGGGTTTTAAAATATTTGTTGTACTAATACAGCTACTTAATGAGGGCTGAAATATACTTGATGAAAATTCAGCGACATTTTTACCCGCAGCGGAAATACAGCCCATACCACTGACGACAATAGCATCAGACATTTTCTTGCCTTTCTTTAACCAATATTTTAACCAGTGCCAGTATATCGGCATAGCAGCTTAAAGAGCTTCCTTGAGCATTTAACACACTGTCATCAGGAATTTTAATATCAAATGCTTCTTCAATATCAAAAATAATTTCAACTGTCGATAATGAATCGATACCTACTTCATCAAGTGTTTGAGCATCAGTAAGACCAGCAAAGTCTTCATCGGTATACTCACTGAATATCGCGTGTAATTTCTCTTCAATATTATGCATTTATTTGCCTGTTTTTAATGTTGCGATTTCGGACTACTACGACAGCAAAGGCCATAATAATGATGAAAAGCCATTTTATAAAGTACGGAAATTGTTGATAAAAACTATTATTAGCAACAATATTTAACGCAGTGACGGAATAACCACGGGTATGCGGCGTAATTTTTGAAGAGACGATTTGTCGACCATAAGGGTCAATGATAACGCTAATACCGTTATTGGTGTTTCGAATGAGGTTTTTTCGATATTCAACACTACGAAATGTACTTAGCGCTAAATGTACACTTTGCCCTGCTGTTTTACCAAACCAAGCATCGTTTGACGAATTAATTAACAGTTCACCACCCGCTTCTACTCCATGGCCAACCGTGTCTGAAAATACAGCTTCATAGCAAATAAGTGGGACAAACTTAATGCTCTGTTGTGATAAGGGCAATTCAAATAAGATGTTTGCACTACCTTGCTTATAATTTGGGGCGTAAGGAAAAACTTTCCTCAACCAAGGTAGGTTAGCTTCAAAGGGTAAATATTCACCAAAAGGCAACAAAACTTGCTTTGCGTATCGTTGCTCAAGCTGATTATCAACGACTAACTCCATGGTATTGAAATAACCTTTGCTATCATCTAACGTACCAGCTATTGGTTTAATAGCCGTCAGTAAAAGCTTGGTATTTAGTAGCGATTTATTCAACAAATCTTTATCAAAGTCAAAATATTGAAATGAGACTGGCACTGGAAGTTCCGGTAGTATCAGTAAATCAACCGCTTCATTTTCAGTGATGTTGCGGATCATCGTCATAAGCTCAGGTGCTAACTGCTGCCAATCGTCTCTCGTTCGGTTTTCAATAGAAATATTAGGTTGTACCATAGCAACCTTAATTTGCTTACTCGTGGCTATATTAGCCGGATCACTTTGATTTATTTTAAAATATCCATAGCCGTAATTAGCACAAAACACGATGATGGCAAGT includes the following:
- a CDS encoding acyl carrier protein — its product is MHNIEEKLHAIFSEYTDEDFAGLTDAQTLDEVGIDSLSTVEIIFDIEEAFDIKIPDDSVLNAQGSSLSCYADILALVKILVKERQENV
- a CDS encoding beta-ketoacyl synthase, which produces MSDAIVVSGMGCISAAGKNVAEFSSSIFQPSLSSCISTTNILKPDENISFLAAQVKDYAANDYFTKKELKLLDRYAQFALISAEQAIKDANLVFDASNQQRSSVVHGTSIGGQETIEHAYAELFEQGKSRTHPFTVPKLLPSSATAHIAMKYGIKGPTFATSSACSSSGHAIAMAVLMLRSHLIDYAIVGGAEACLSKGNFYAWNGLRVLSNDACRPFSKNRSGLVMGEGAASLILERESTAKNRGATLYAKLVGIGMSSDAYNIVQPLAEGAESAMAAAISDAGLNAADIGYINAHGSGTIQNDKTESEAILSVFKDSGIAPLVSSTKGTHGHMLGAGAALESIAAILALRKQTAPATCNFDEKDPLCNINLVVNSKVNANLSHVMSNSFAFGGLNTSLIFQLADRQ
- the lnt gene encoding apolipoprotein N-acyltransferase: MLSGIENPNSMQVLAYFKAANKSEFRQQSLELLLILSTVSLFYLAFPTKGYSNLAWFALIPVCMALKNQDRRQAFVTGFLAATLGWFFSIWWVVPGLSSITASTQNLIVPFVLLYCCLSALPYALGCWLHVYLNCRESVVGALLSALNFTVLVNYTPQILPGNLAHGLYNKPMFIQAADIGGVPLVFFIIHSVCFLLANAITIDKTNSKQKVACLLLAIIVFCANYGYGYFKINQSDPANIATSKQIKVAMVQPNISIENRTRDDWQQLAPELMTMIRNITENEAVDLLILPELPVPVSFQYFDFDKDLLNKSLLNTKLLLTAIKPIAGTLDDSKGYFNTMELVVDNQLEQRYAKQVLLPFGEYLPFEANLPWLRKVFPYAPNYKQGSANILFELPLSQQSIKFVPLICYEAVFSDTVGHGVEAGGELLINSSNDAWFGKTAGQSVHLALSTFRSVEYRKNLIRNTNNGISVIIDPYGRQIVSSKITPHTRGYSVTALNIVANNSFYQQFPYFIKWLFIIIMAFAVVVVRNRNIKNRQINA